The sequence GTATTGATGTTAACCCTGATGCTGGCGTCAAAGGGGATTGCGGGCGTACCGCGTTCGTCCCTGGTGGTGCTGGCTGCGACCATTCCAAGCTTTAATATCCCGGTAGCGGGCATTCTGCTGCTGATGGGGATCGACCACTTCCTGGATATGGGGCGTTCAGCCATTAACGTGCTGGGGAACGGGATTGCGACCGCGATGCTGTCGCAGAATGAAGGGGCGCGGGAAGCGGAAGCTGAGCTGGTAAAGCAGGAAGCGTAAGGATATGAAAGGGGTGAGGCCTGATGCCCTCACCCCGACCCTCTCCCACAGGGAGAGGGAGCAAACATAAAAAACGGCAAACGGGTTGCCGTTTTGCATTTACCTACGCTACATGATTCGCCGCGATATCCAGCAGCGCCATCTCTTCGCTGTTCAGCAGCTTCTCAATGTTCACCAGAATCAGCATACGCTCGCCGAGCGCACCCAGACCGGTAAGGTATTCGGTCGACAGGGTGACCGCAAACTCCGGCGCAGGGCGAATCTGGTCAGAGGTCAGAGAGAGCACGTCAGATACGCCATCCACCACGATACCCACCACGCGCTGCCCCAGGTTCAGGACGATCACCACGGTGTTGTCATTGTAGTCAACGTCGCCCTGGCTGAACTTCACGCGCAGATCGACGATGGGCACAATGACGCCGCGCAGGTTGGTGACACCTTTAATAAAAGCAGGTGTGTTAGCGATGCGGGTAACCTGATCGTAACCACGAATTTCCTGCACTTTAAGGATATCGATGCCGTACTCCTCATCGCCTAAAGTGAATACCAGGAATTCCTGTCCTGATGGCTCGCCCGCCAGTTTCGTTACATTACTCATACCGGTCATGTTTTTACCTTCTACTTAATCAGGCGGCTGTGTACGCCACACGTTGTTCACGATTTAATCCCTGAAGCGCCGACACATCGACGATCAGCGCCACGCTACCATCACCCAGAATGGTCGCGGCAGAAATACCAGGCACTTTGCGGTAGTTGCTTTCGAGGTTCTTCACCACCACCTGATGCTGACCAATCAGCTGATCAACCAGCAGCGCATA comes from Enterobacter kobei and encodes:
- the cheW gene encoding chemotaxis protein CheW, with translation MTGMSNVTKLAGEPSGQEFLVFTLGDEEYGIDILKVQEIRGYDQVTRIANTPAFIKGVTNLRGVIVPIVDLRVKFSQGDVDYNDNTVVIVLNLGQRVVGIVVDGVSDVLSLTSDQIRPAPEFAVTLSTEYLTGLGALGERMLILVNIEKLLNSEEMALLDIAANHVA